In Numenius arquata chromosome 3, bNumArq3.hap1.1, whole genome shotgun sequence, one genomic interval encodes:
- the FBXO43 gene encoding F-box only protein 43 → MSDSHSVMFNTLKRNRITSPSSNLKYTSFKETCCASVFLDSRCNESVKDPDVEHKAALNVTSLSLLQEYSEHIHPNAFFPVSSSIENEMNSISLSERREANRSADFFETPKVSRKGSSLRRRLLLPKTVPAGTTAGCCERQPSSSGSSRKKVFSCVLSSEERVSQTASDSPRDKSYKPLTASTSKTEDSNPDCLKRRLSFSQQRTSTLDESKCKDPLLLETECLSPIQYKEVIASNTNEFSESVLASVSDGLLRTSPYSVLPETNEGKFLTSVNSLVESFNFELSEINSPPVKLTSYPALSIPEDSGYNSLHLDKSGDLLSDHEGSFQEFLQKCKEGSKVLDSKRKTRKLEQVRKLSTLQEQGSQSETDHHSSPSTSACMSTEERNFVSEDSALVLEEHPSGDLVVSHGDLSRTPALKIVHEICLQRQRSDQKRISQNIDGTEIFALEHVLAGLIGKKMGLEKLDILTELKYRNLTHVLAIVLDALTVESLCSIWKVSKNWREIIVQDKSADKRRKLYIKHLKEEAGEYLLKAEDAATRLNVLNRSALRPVQAQARTSVVWTPASYTELAPRRCSSVPHLTCRQEEYVKVAKTLFTDEAIKPCPRCQYPAKYQLVKKRGLCSREACGFEFCILCLHAFHGSKECNSLSAKWKNKKDAPPGSAQSKRNLKRL, encoded by the exons ATGTCAGACAGTCATTCAGTAATGTTCAATACTcttaaaagaaatagaataacATCTCCCAGCAGCAATTTGAAATACACAAGTTTTAAAGAGACATGTTGCGCTTCGGTATTTCTGGACAGCAGATGCAATGAGTCAGTAAAAGATCCTGATGTAGAACATAAAGCAGCACTGAATGTAACAAGTTTATCATTGCTACAAGAGTATTCTGAGCACATTCATCCAAATGCCTTCTTTCCTGTGTCGTCATctattgaaaatgaaatgaattcTATCTCCTTATCAGAAAGAAGAGAGGCAAACAGAAGTGCAGATTTTTTTGAAACTCCTAAAGTGAGTAGAAAAGGCTCCTCACTACGCAGGAGGCTGCTTTTACCTAAGACTGTTCCAGCTGGAACAACTGCAGGATGCTGTGAAAGACAACCTAGCTCTtcaggaagcagcaggaaaaaagtaTTCTCTTGTGTTTTGAGCTCTGAAGAAAGAGTTTCACAAACTGCTTCAGATTCTCCAAGAGATAAAAGTTACAAACCTCTGACAGCTAGCACTTCAAAAACTGAGGACTCCAATCCTGATTGCCTAAAACGGAGACTTTCCTTTTCACAACAAAGGACTTCTACGTTAGATGAGTCCAAGTGTAAGGACCCCTTATTGCTAGAAACAGAATGTTTATCTCCAATTCAGTATAAGGAAGTTATTGCTAGTAACACTAATGAATTCAGTGAAAGTGTCCTTGCGAGTGTTAGTGATGGGTTGCTCAGGACTTCTCCTTACAGTGTGTTACCTGAGACCAATGAGGGTAAGTTCCTGACTTCTGTCAACAGTCTTGTAGAAAGCTTTAACTTTGAACTTAGTGAAATAAACTCTCCCCCTGTTAAGCTGACAAGTTACCCAGCTCTTTCAATACCTGAGGATAGTGGATATAATTCACTTCATTTGGACAAATCGGGAGACTTGTTGTCTGATCATGAGGGATCTTTCCAAGAGTTCTTGCAAAAATGTAAAGAAGGTTCCAAAGTTCTGGATagtaaaagaaagacaagaaaacttgAACAAGTTAGAAAGTTATCCACTCTTCAGGAACAAGGCTCGCAGTCAGAGACAGATCATCACAGCAGTCCTTCCACTTCAGCATGTATGtcaacagaagaaagaaactttGTCAGTGAAGACTCTGCGTTAGTTTTAGAAGAACATCCTAGTGGAGACCTAGTTGTAAGTCATGGAGATCTCTCAAGAACTCCAGCTCTGAAAATAGTTCATGAAATTTGCTTGCAAAGACAAAGATCAGACCAAAAGCGAATATCACAGAATATTGAtggaacagaaatatttgcattagAACACGTTCTTGCTGGACTGATTGGCAAGAAAATGGGCCTTGAAAAATTAGATATTTTGAcagaattaaaatacagaaatttaacACATGTTCTTGCTATAGTTTTAGATGCTTTGACAGTGGAAAGTCTGTGCAG CATCTGGAAAGTGAGCAAAAACTGGCGTGAAATCATTGTACAAGATAAAAGTGCAGATAAGAGAAGAAAGTTGTACATAAAACACCTAAAAGAAGAAGCTGGG GAATATTTATTGAAAGCTGAAGATGCTGCCACAAGGCTTAATGTTCTCAATAGATCTGCTCTAAGGCCCGTTCAAGCTCAAGCCAGAACTTCTGTAGTGTGGACACCAGCTTCATACACTGAACTTGCGCCCAGGAGATGCAGTTCTGTTCCCCATTTGACTTGTAGACAGGAAGAATATGTAAAA GTCGCTAAAACTCTGTTCACTGATGAAGCTATAAAACCCTGTCCAAGATGTCAATATCCTGCTAAATATCAATTGGTAAAGAAACGGGGACTATGTAGCAGAGAGGCATGTGGATTTGAGTTCTGTATTTTA
- the POLR2K gene encoding DNA-directed RNA polymerases I, II, and III subunit RPABC4, producing MDSQKDVQPPKQQPMIYICGECHTENEIKARDPIRCRECGYRIMYKKRTKRLVVFDAR from the exons ATGGATTCCCAGAAGGATGTTCAACCTCCAAAGCAGCAGCCGATGATTTACATTTGTGGAG AATGTCATACGGAAAACGAAATAAAGGCAAGAGATCCTATCAGATGCAGAGAATGTGGCTACAGAATAATGtacaagaaaaggacaaaaagat TGGTGGTTTTTGATGCCAGATGA